Genomic DNA from Amycolatopsis alba DSM 44262:
AACAGGACGCCGTCCCGTGCCGCGCCCCTGGTCGAAGCGGGCGCGCGAACCGCTGACACACCGGGGAAAGCGGCCGAAGGCGCCCAGGCCGTCATCTCCATGGTGACCGGCCCGGACGCGGTCGGGGAAGTGTTCTGGGGCGAGGGCGGCGCGGCAGCCGGACTCGCCGACGGTGCCGTCGTCATCGAGATGTCCACCATCGGGCCGGACGCGGTCGCGGCGCTGCGCGAACGACTTCCCGAACGGGTCCGGCTGGTCGACGCGCCGGTGAAAGGCAGCCTCCCCGCCGCGGAATCCGGAGAACTCGGCATTCTCGCGGGAGGTTCCGCCGAGGATGTCGCCGCGGCTTCCGAAATCCTTGCCGTACTGGGGAAAGTGCGTCATGTGGGACCGCTCGGCGCGGGCGCTTCGGTCAAGCTCCTCCTGAACCTGGTGCTCGGCGCGTCCTACGTGATGGTCGGCGAGACCCTGGCTCTCGCCGACCGGCTCGGCGTCGACACCGGGCTGGCCCTGGATCTGCTCGAAGGCACGGTGATCAGCCCGATGGTCCCGCACGCGCGAGCCAAACTCGCCGATCCGGGGACCACCCTGTTCTCCTTGGGGCTCGCGGAAAAAGACCTGCGCCTGGTGCTGGAAGCAGGCGGCGTGCCGGACGGTGTCGCCGCCGGGGCGCGAAATCGGCTCGGCTCGGCCGTGCGGGACGGGCTGGCGGACGACAACATCAGCGCGATCCTCGAGCATCTGCGGCGAACCGAATGACGCTACCCCGGCAGTTACTGCGTTTTAATCATTGCTACGGCGTCCTGGATGCGATTACCGCCGAAGCCATCGACAATTCCGAGTATCTTCGTGAATTCGCCCGTCTTCAGGTGCGCACCACGACGGACGAAAGCCGTTCCTGGACCGGTCGCTATCTGATGGGCCGGACGACCTATCTGGAACTGTTCCGGGTCGGCGAAGTGCCCGGCCCGGAATCCGCGCCGGGTTCGGCGGGAATGGGCCTTTCGGTGGAGCACGCGGGCGAACTGCGCGCGGTCGCCTGCCGCATGCCCTCGTTCGGGGTCGCGACGCCGGTCGAGCACCGGCAGACCCGCGATTTCGGCGACGGTCTGCCGATTCCGTGGTTTCAAGCCGTCTTCACCACGCGGAATCACGACGCGTTCCAGCCATGGGCCATGGAATACGAAGAGTCGTACTTCGCCGACCCCCGCAGCAAGACCGAACCCGCGGCCCGCCCTGGCGATGTCGGCCGCGAGCGCTACCTCGTCGACTACTACCGCCCCTGCCTGCTGCGGGACGTCGCCGGGGTCCGGGTCGCCGTCACCGCGCACGACCTCGCGAACACCGTGCCGCTGCTCCGGGCGGGCGGGTACACCGTGAGCGAGCGGCCGGACGGGGTGGTCGCGACGGGTGACGACACCGTGCTGAGGTTCGACGCGGTGCCGCGCGCGGCGACCGGGTTGCGTCAGGTGGACCTGGCACTGACCGGACCCGCGCCGGGCACACACCGCGAAAAGATCGGCGACTCCACCCTGACCGTCGGTCCCGGACCGTCCGCGGTGTGGACCTTCCGGTCCGGCGGCGACCCGGATGCGCGCCAGTAGTCGAGCGCCTCACGGGTCGCGACGGTGTCAGGGTGCTCGACGCCCAGCACCCGGCCGCGGATCAGCAGGAGCCCGGCGAGGAGATCGCGGGCACCCGCCGAGCGAGCTTCTACCCGTCACGAAGATCAGGCCGCCGCGGCTCAGCCTTCTTCGGCAGCCAGCTGACCGCAAGCCGCCGCGATCTCCTGGCCCCGCGTGTCACGCACCGTGCACGCGACTCCGCCCGCGTTCACCAGCCGGACGAACTCCCGCTCCACCGGCTTCGGCGACGCGTCCCACTTGCTGCCCGGCGTCGGGTTCAGCGGGATCACGTTCACGTGCACCAGCTGGCCCAGGTGCTGCCGAAGACGCTTCGCCAGCAGCTCGGCCCGCCAAGGCTGATCGTTGATGTCCCGGATCAGCGCGTACTCGATCGACACCCGGCGGCCCGACGTGTCCGCGTAGTACCGGGCCGCGGACAGGACCTCGTCCACCGACCAGCGCTCGTTCACCGGCACCAGCGTGTCCCGCAGCTCGTCGTCCGGCGTGTGCAGCGAAACCGCCAGCCGCACCTGCATCTTCTCGTCTGCCAGTTTGCGGATCGCGGGCGCCAGGCCGACCGTCGACACCGTCACCGAACGCTGGCCGATCCCCAGGCCGTCCGGCGAAGGGTCGGTGATCCGGCGGACCGCCGCCACCACGCGTTTGTAGTTCGCCAGCGGCTCGCCCATGCCCATGAAGACGATGTTCGACAGACGGCCGGGGCCGCCGGGCATCAGCCCGTCACGCATCACCGCGGCGGCGGAACGGACCTGGTCGACGATCTCCGCCGTCGAGAGGTTCCGGTCGAGACCGCCCTGTCCGGTCGCGCAGAACGGGCACGCCATGCCGCAACCCGCCTGGCTCGAGATGCACAGGGTCGCGCGATCCGGGTAGCGCATCAGCACGCTCTCCAGCAGCGTCCCGTCGTGCGCGCGCCACAGGGTCTTGCGGGTGGTGCCGTCGTCGGCGGCGAGCGCCTTGATCTCGGTGAGCAGCGTCGGCATCAGATCGCCGACGAGCTTCTCCCGTGACGCCGCCGGGATGTCGGTCATCTCCTCCGGGTTCACCGTGAGCCGCGAGAAGTAGTGGTTCGACAGCTGCTTCGCGCGGAACGGCTTCTCCCCCAGCTCGGCGACGGCCTCGGCCCGCTCGGCGGCGGTGAGGTCGGCGAGGTGGCGCGGCGGGAGGCCGCGCTTGGGCGCGTCGAAGACGAGAGGGAGGGCAGTCATAGCTCACTGAGTGTCCCATGTCCACCTCCGACGCGCCTGGGCCGCCCCGGATCACTGTTCCCCAGGTCACGTGACACGTGCCCGGCCGGCCCCGTGCGGATCGCATACGAGGAGACGCGTGCCCGTCATGTGCCGTCCGAGACTCGGTCAGCGGAGGTGGTGCGACATCATTCCCGAAACCACGGTTCTCCTCACCGGATCCCCGGCACTCACGGTGCCGCTGGCGGAGCTGCTCGCCGCCCATGGGTACACGGGGGTCGAGACCGTCCCGTCCGTCCATGATCTGTCCGAAGTGGACACGGCGAACACCGTCGTGCTCGCGGCCTTCGACCACCCCGCCTACGTCGAACTGACCGCTTTGGACGTCTTGTGCGCCGAGACCGGAGTGCGCTGGCTGCCCCTGCGCCGTGAACACGGACGAGTGATAGCCGGGCCCGCGATCACGCCCGGCGGGATCGACTTCGCCGACGTCGTCGCCCGCCGCCGCTCCGCCGCACCGGATCCCCAGAAGCCCGGCACACCCCAGCCCGCGATGAGTCCCGGCGACGTCCGCTGGGTGCTGGCACACCTCCTCGCCCATCTGGAACGCTGGCTTTCCGGCGGGCGGACGGCGATCACCACCGGCGAGATCGACCTGGACCCGGCGGACCTGACCGAGCTCCGCCACCCGATCCTTCCGGTCCCGGATCGCGCGCGGTCCGTCGCCGCACCCGCACCGCTGGTCGACGACCGGACCGGGATCGTGACCGGGATCAGCGAGGTGCCACCGGCACCGGGGATGCCCGCCCGCCTGCGCGTGTGCGTGGCCGACGTCGCGGACATGCGCCGCGTCACGAACTGGCCCAACGACCGCCAGGTCGTCGGCACGTCTTGGCACGACTTCGACCTCGCCCGGCAAGCCGCCATCGGCGAAGCGGTGAAGCGGTACTGCGGCAGCTGGCTCGCTCCGGACCGCGAAGTGCGCTTCGGCAGTTACGAGCAACTCGCCCGCTATGGCGTCCCGGCTCTCGACCCTCGTCGGCTCAACCTCTACTCGGCTGGGCAGTACCGGTCCCCCGGCTTCCCGTTCGCCCCGCTGACGACAGACTCGGACTGCTCGTGGGTGGAGGGCTTTTCCCACACCACCGGGGAACCCGTCTGGGTTCCGGCGTTCCTGGTCTCCCGTGAACGGCAAGCCGGAGAAGCCCGCTTCGCCGATCCCCTGTCCGCCGGTCTCGCCGGCGGGACCTCCGGAGAACACGCCGTCACGTCCGGCCTCGAAGAGGTCCTCGAAGGTGACACCACCATGCGCTGGTGGGCGAACCCGCCCCGGCTCGGGAGGCTGCCGATCCCGGCCGGCATCCGGTCGCTCATCGCCGACACCGCGGACGGCCACGAGGTCACGCTCCTCCCGCTCGACAACGAATTCGACGTCCCCGTCGTCGCGGCCGCGGTACTCGACCGCGTGACACGTCGGCTGTCCTTCGGGTTCGCCGCCCGGCCGGACGCGCTCGGAGCCGCCAGACGAGCGCTGGCCGACGGGTTCAGGCTGCAGCACACCTACCGGATCCTCGACAGCGAACGCGGACTGTCCGCCCTGCGGCGGGAGCATGGCGATCTCAAGCCGTACCGGGCGGACCGGCGCTACCTCGACTCCTACCGCGATGACTTCGCCGACGTCACCGATCTTCTTTGCCAGCACCAGATCCACCTTGACCCTCGGGCAGGCGGGAGGGTCGCGCCGTGGCTGCGCGCGCTGCCGGACCGGCCCTGGGACGGTCTGCCCGCGCTCGGGGAACGCCGGCTCAAGGCGTATCAGGACCGCGTCGAAGCCCGCGGTTTCGAGGTGATCAGCGTCGATCTCACGACCTGTGACGTCGCGGCCGCCGGATATCACGTCGCGCATACGCTGGTGCCGGGCCTCGTGCCGCCGTTTCCCGCCGGATTCCCGTTGCGTGGCAAGGGAAGGCTCGCCGCGCGAGACCTCGTCCTGCCGCTTCCCCGCGCCTGACGACCGCAAGCCACTGAGACCCAACTCACCGGAAGGAGGTTGTCGTCCGACCGTTTCCGATATATCGTGAACGAGTCGGAACATTACGTAGAGAGGATTCACATCATGCGAGGACGAGGACGAGGACGACCTTTCCCTCCAGAACACGGCCGACCCGCCTTCGGGCCTTGGGCTCGCGGCGGCTTCGGCGACTTCCCCCCTGGTCCGGGCGGGCCGGGGCATCGGCGCGGGCACGGCCGCCGCGGGGGGCCCGGCGGACGGCGCGGCAGGCGCGGTGACGTCCGCGCCGCGATCCTCGCGCTGCTTTCCGAGCAGCCGAGGCACGGTTACGAGATCATCCGCGAGATCGGCGAACGCAGCGGCGGCTTCTGGAAGCCGAGCCCCGGCTCGGTGTACCCGACCCTGCAGCTGCTGGCCGACGAAGGCCTGGTGATCAGCAAGGACGAGAGCGGCAAGAAGCTGTTCGAACTCACCGAATCCGGCCGCGCCGCGGCCGAGCAGCAGGACGCCGTCCCGCCGTGGGAGCAGATCGCCCACGACGTCGACCCGGTCGAGGTGAACCTGCGCAAGGCGGGGGCGACCCTGGCCGCCGCGGTCGCGCAGGTCATGCATGCCGGAAGCGAGAGCCAGCAGGCTCGCACCGTCGACGTGCTCAACGAGGCACGCCGGACGATCTACGGCCTCCTGGGCGAGGCCGAGGACGGCACTCCGGACGCGGCTTCCGCCGGGGACACGGAGTGACCTGGCACGACGAGGCCGGTGGGCTTGGTGCGCGTATGCACGCGATAGCCCACCGGCAGCGTCACCTGCTTCGTGCCGGTGCCTGACGAAACCTCGTTCAGGCGCCGGACCTCCGCGATCGCCTTCGCCGCGACCGGAGCGCTGAACTCGATCTTCAGCACCTCTTCCATCGCGGCGGCGTCATCGAACAGCCACCGCGTCATCACCTTGCGGCAGTCGAATCCCTGACGGGCGAAGAACTTCTCGACTCCCGGCGGGTCGTAGCGCGGCAGATCCAGCCGCATCCAGCGGCCGTAGGGCTCGCTCGCCACATCGAGATCCACGATCAGCAGCGTCCCGCCCGGCCGCAGCACCCGCTCCGCCTCGCGAAGACCCGGTTCACAGCCGGGGCCGAAGAAATACGCGGTCCGCGCGTGGACGACGTCGAAAGCCGCGTCCGGCACCGGAAGGCGCTGCGCACGACCTTGCCGCACCTCGACGTTCGGCAGGTCCCCGACGCGGTGCCGCGCGTCACGCACGAGCGGCTCATGGGGTTCGATCCCGAGCACCGACCGCGCCTTCGCGGCGAACCGGGGCAGGTGAAACCCGTCACCACAGCCGATGTCGAGTACGTCCGCACCGGACCAGTCACGGCGCTCGGCGAGCACCCGCCAGATCTCGCCGTCGACGTCCTGTGCGCGATTCTCGACTTCGTAAGCCTTTTGGTAGTACCAGATGTTCGGGCTCGGCAGCACCTCGTCACCGCCGCGGCGGAAGGAGGAGACAGCTCGGGGAAACCAGCGCACGGAAGCTCCAACGATGGGACACCGGGCCGGGTTCCGGTCCATCCGGTTCGAAATCTTTCACGGAAACAATGCGGATAGCGACTAGACTTTACTCCCTCACCGGCAAGGGAGAACCGCATGTCGCTTGGCTCGGCCACCCACACTTCCGTCATCCCTTCAGGAATCCCGTGCTGGATCGAACTCGCGTGCAGAGACGAAGCGGCCACCCAAGCCTTCTACAGCGGACTTTTCGACTGGGAGTACACCGTTCAGCGTGATCCCGCGACGCCGAACGGCCGCTACTCGATCGCTACGCTGAACGGCGTCCCGACCGGTGGCCTGTACCGCGCGGGCGCGGAAGGCCCTTTCGGCTGGAGCATCCACATCTCGGTGCCCCAGGCGGCCGCGGCCGCGGAATGGGTGGACAGTCTCGGTGGCCGGGTCACGCTCGGGCCGATGGCGATTCCCCACCGCGGCAACATCATCCACGCCGTCGACGCGTGCGGCGCGCACGTCGTCTTCTGGGAACCACCCGCCACCTGGGAGTTCGCGACCGGCGTGCCCAACACCTTCAGCGGCGCGGACCTGAACACCCACGACGGCGCGGCGGCGGACCACTTCTACTGCCGCCTCTTCGACTACACCAGCCACCAGATCGGCGACGGCACTTCGCTCGACTACGCCGAATGGCTCATCGAGCACGAACCGGTGCTGTACCGGTACGTGATGGGCTCGGAGTACCGGCCGGACACGCCACCGCATTGGATGGTCTACCTCGAACTGGACCCGGCTCGCGGCGCGGACGCCACGGCGGGGCAGGCGCTGATGCTCGGCGGCGCCGTCGTGGTCCAGCCCTACGACACCCCGTACGGCCGGATGGCGATCCTCGCCGACCCGGACGGTTCGGTGTTCGCCGTGATCGACCACTCCCGCGCCGTGGAGGGCTGGGGCAGCGCCGAAGTCGACGATCCTTACGACGACTGAGAGCCGGGGTGACCACGTCACCCCGGCTCTTGCGTCAGATTCCCGCCCAGAAACCGCAGTTGTGCACGGCAGCGAGGTCGACCGGGTGGATCTCGCCCGGTGCCAGCGACTGGGTCCGCGGCGAAGGACGCCACTTCGGCAGTCCGTCGCCGTTCGGATTCCCGGTCTTCGCGAATCCGGTCCAGTACTGGATCATTTGCGCCGCGAGCTTCTGTTGGGCAGGCGTCAATTTCCCCGGCGACGGGGTCATATCAGACAAATAGGCCAATTCGGATCCATGGGAAGCACCGGGCCGCATTCCGGGCGGCGCGGGCAAAAGCGGTGGTGCGTCCTGATCGGCGAACTCGTAGCCGAAAGTCCAGGTGCGCTCGCGTAGCAATCGCTCGGTCCCGGTCTGGGAACAACCCCAGCTCCGGTCGGTCATCGCGTCCGCGAACGCCATCGCCGGGCCACCGTGCTTCGCCGACGGATACTCGGCGGCGACGAGCGGCGCCTTGTCCTTGAACGCGGTGCGCAGCAGCTCTTGGTAATGCTCCTCGGTGAACGGATGTCCGGGGAACAGCGCGACGAGCAGCCTCGACTCGTTCCGGGTGACCCCGGTCAGCACCGGGACGCGTGCGAACCGCCCTGCCTTGAGCGCGGTGGCCGGATGCTCGGGCAGCAGATCGGTGCCGAACGTGGGCGCCCCTGACGGCTGGCTCAGCAGATCCTTGGCCGGGACGCGGCGAAGGCAGGCGACGTCGGCACAGCCCAGTTTCTTCGCGGTGTCGGCACCCGCCGCCTCGACTTCGGCGCGGGGAAGGTACGGCGATCCCGCGGGCGCTCCCGGAAAGAATCCACCTTCGGGCCAGGTCAGGGTGCACGGACCGCTCTGGATGATCGCGCGGTGGAACAGTCCCGCGGCCGACGGGGAGGCCAGCTGGGCACAGGTGCTCATCGCGCCGGCGGACTCACCGAACAGCGTGACGTTCCGGGGATCTCCCCCGAAGGCGCGGGCGTTTCGCTGCACCCAGCGAAGGGCGGCCTGCTGATCTTGCAGGCCGAAGACGCCGGAATCGCGTCCGAGTTCCGGGTGACCGAAGAAGCCGAACACACCCAGCCGGTAGTTCACGCTCACCACGACGACATCCCCGCCGAGGGCCATCCGCTTGAAGTCGTAGTCACTGCCCGCGCCGGAGGTGAAGCCGCCGCCGTGCACCCAGACCATCACCGGACGCGGTTTGGACGTCGGCTTGGCCGGGCTGATCACGTTGAGGTACAGGCAATCCTCGCTGTCGCTCGGTGCCGAGCCGATTCCCGCTCCCTGCGTGCACCGAGGTCCGGGCTTGTCCGCGTCCCGCACGGCCGTCCACGGCTCTGGCCTGGCAGGCGGTGCCCAGCGCAGCTCGCCGACCGGTGGCGCGGCGAACGGGATGCCTTGGAAACTCCGGTACTCGCTGGTGCTCACTCCTCGAACGGGACCGGAATCCGTGCGGACGACCGGGCTCACGCCCGCCTCCGCCACGGTTGTCGTCAGGGCGCCGAGCGTCACCACGCTCAGAGCCAGGGTCAGAAGTCGCTTACTCTTCCGTCGAGTTCGCATACTTCCGACCTTGGCCCAACGCTTCGATCTTGTCACATGGGCTTCGCCTAGACGGGAACGAAGGCCGAGAGCAGGAGCCAGGAGACCACGGCCGACGGGAGCAGCGAGTCGAGCCGGTCCATCAGCCCGCCGTGCCCCGGCAGCATGTTCCCCATGTCCTTGACCCCGAGGTCGCGCTTGATCAGCGACTCGACGAGATCACCCAGCGTCGCGGTGCAGACGATCGCCGCGCCGAACAGCACACCCTGCCAGGCGTGCCCGTCGAGCAGCAGGCTCAGGGTCAGCGCGCCGGCGACCACACCGGCCACGAGCGAACCGGCGAAGCCTTCCCAGGTCTTCTTCGGGCTGATGCTGGGCGCCATCGGATGCTTGCCGCCCAGCACTCCGGCGATGTAGCCGCCGGTGTCCGAGGCGACGACGCCGATCATGAACGCCAGCACGCGGCCGACGCCGTCCTCGGGCGGCACGAGCATGGCGGCGAAAGCGCCGAAAAGCGGGATGTACGCGGCGGCGAAGACCGACGCGCTGATGTCGCGCAGATAGCCGTCCGCCCCGCCGGGCAACCGCCACAGCAGGCAGACCAGCACCGTCAGCACGAACGCCGTCAGCGCACCCTCACGGCCGAACGGCCACGCCAGCCAGATCATCGCCTGACCGCCGACGAGCACCGGGACCAGCGCGATCCGGATGCCCGCCGCACGCTTCAGCGCCCCGGCCAGCTCGATCGTGCCGACCGCGATCGCGATCGCGATGATGCCGATGAACAGGAAGCGCACGGTGAGCAAAGACGTGACGATCGCCGCCCCCAGCAGCAACCCGACCCCGATCGCGGCGGGCAGGTTGCGGCCGGCGCGGGAAACCTTCCGCGCCGGTTCCGGCACGGTTTCGGGCTCCGGCGTCGCCGCCGGAGCCGGTTCCGGGGCGTCCACCCGGTCCTCGCGTTCCTCGCTCACCTGGCTCATCAGACCTCGAGTAGCTCGGCTTCCTTGTGTTTCACCAGCTCGTCGACCTTGTGCGTGTACGAGTCGGTGAGGTTCTGCAGTTCCTTCTCGGCGTGGACGACCTCGTCCTCGCCTGCCTCGCCGTCCTTCTTGATCCGGTCCAGCTCTTCCTTGGCCTTGCGGCGGACGCTGCGGATCGAGACGCGGGCGTCCTCACCCTTGGCCTTGGCGACCTTCACCATCTCCTTGCGGCGCTCTTCGGTGAGCTGCGGGATGACGATGCGGATCACGTTGCCGTCGTTGCTCGGGTTCACGCCGAGGTCCGATTCGCGGATCGCCTTCTCGATGGCGTTGAGCGAGGTCTGGTCGTAAGGCTTGACCAGCGCCATCCGGGCTTCGGGGATGTTGACGCCCGCCAGCTGGTTCAGCGGGGTCGGCGCGCCGTAGTAGTCGACGACAACGCGCGAGAACATCCCAGGGTGGGCCCGGCCGGTGCGTACCGACGACAGGTCCTCCTTGGCGACGGACACCGCTTTTTCCATCTTCTCCTCGGCGTCGAGGAGGGTCTCGTCGATCACGGCAACTCCCGTTGTTGTGTATGCGTACCGATTACGGAGATCAGAGCAGGACTACGCCGACGCCCCGTCGGCGGGGGTGTCCACCAGGGTGCCGATCCTCTCACCACTGACCGCGCGGGCGATGTTCCCCTCGGTGAGCAGATTGAACACGATGATCGGCATGTTGTTGTCCATGCACAGGCTGAACGCGGTGGCGTCGGCGACCTTGAGGTCCCGTTCCAGCACCTCGCGGTGGCTGATCTCGTGGAACATCTCGGCGGTCGGGTCGCTCTTCGGGTCCGCGGTGTAGACGCCGTCGACGGCCTTCGCCATCAAGACGGCTTCGCAGCCGAGTTCGAGCGCGCGCTGCGCGGCGGCGGTGTCGGTCGAGAAGTACGGCATGCCGACCCCGGCGCCGAAGATGACGACGCGGCCCTTCTCCAGGTGACGCTCGGCGCGGCGCGGGATGTACGGCTCGGCGACCTGCCCCATGGTGATGGCGGTCTGCACGCGGGTCGGCAGGCCCTCCTTCTCCAGGAAGTCCTGCAGTGCCAGGCAGTTCATGACGGTGCCGAGCATCGCCATGTAGTCGGCGCGGTCGCGGTCCATGCCGCGCTGCGACAGTTCCGCGCCGCGGAAGTAGTTGCCGCCGCCGATCACGACGGCGATCTGCACACCCGTGCGTGCGACGTCGGCGATCTGCTGGGCGACCGAGTGCACCACATCCGGATCAACCCCGATGGAACCGCCGCCGAACATCTCGCCGCCCAGTTTCAGCAGCACCCGCCGGTATCCGCCTTCGACCCGGACACCCATGTCGCCCTCCCTAATGCTCTGAAACCCGACTGTGCCCCGTCCCCGATGGACGGAGACGGGGCACAGTGGTGGTTCTTTGTGTTCCGCGCCTGGATCAGGCCTGGCCGACCTCGAACCGGGCGAACCGGCTCACGGCCACGCCGGCCTCGTCGAGCAGGGCCTTGACGGTCTTCTTGTTGTCCTTGACCGACGGCTGCTCGAGCAGGACGTTGTCCTTGTAGTAGGCGTTGACCTTGCCCTCGATGATCTTGGGCATGGCCTGCTCCGGCTTGCCCTCTTCGCGGGCGGTCGCCTCGGCGACGCGGCGCTCGTTCTCGACGATCTCGGCCGGGACCTCTTCACGGGTGAGGTACTTGGCCTTGAGCGCGGCGACCTGCATGGCGGCGCCACGAGCGGCCTCGGCGGCGGCCTCGCCCTCACCGGTGAACTCGATGAGCACGCCGACGGCGGGGGGAAGGTCCGCACCGCGACGGTGCAGGTAAGTGGTGGTGGTGCCCTCGTAAGCGGCGACGCGGCGCAGCTCGAGCTTCTCGCCGATGCGGGCGGCCAGTTCCTGGACCTGCTCGTCGACGG
This window encodes:
- the pyrH gene encoding UMP kinase, with the protein product MGVRVEGGYRRVLLKLGGEMFGGGSIGVDPDVVHSVAQQIADVARTGVQIAVVIGGGNYFRGAELSQRGMDRDRADYMAMLGTVMNCLALQDFLEKEGLPTRVQTAITMGQVAEPYIPRRAERHLEKGRVVIFGAGVGMPYFSTDTAAAQRALELGCEAVLMAKAVDGVYTADPKSDPTAEMFHEISHREVLERDLKVADATAFSLCMDNNMPIIVFNLLTEGNIARAVSGERIGTLVDTPADGASA
- the tsf gene encoding translation elongation factor Ts, with product MANYTAADVKRLRELTGSGMMNCKKALEENDGDFDKAVEFLRIKGAKDVGKRAERATAEGLVAGDGGVLIELDSETDFVAKNEDFQALAAKIVEVAKAEKTSDVEKLKAASLDGKTVDEQVQELAARIGEKLELRRVAAYEGTTTTYLHRRGADLPPAVGVLIEFTGEGEAAAEAARGAAMQVAALKAKYLTREEVPAEIVENERRVAEATAREEGKPEQAMPKIIEGKVNAYYKDNVLLEQPSVKDNKKTVKALLDEAGVAVSRFARFEVGQA